From a region of the Alnus glutinosa chromosome 1, dhAlnGlut1.1, whole genome shotgun sequence genome:
- the LOC133859476 gene encoding CYP enzymes assisting alcohol dehydrogenase-like translates to MSKSVSQVITCKAAVCWGIEEPVKLEEIQVEPPKSSEVRVKILYASLCHTDILCIKGFPIPLFPRVLGHEGVGVVESVGEEVRDLKEGDFVIPTYVGECKECVNCLSGKTNLCLKYPVPLTGLMPDDTSRMSVKGKTLYQVSSCSTWSEYMVVDANYVAKLDPSIALPHASFLSCGFSTGFGGAWKEAAIEKGSTVAVLGLGAVGLGVIEGARIQGAAKIIGIDKNERKKIKGKAFGMTDFINPDESGKSISELVKEVTGGMGVDYCFECTGIAPIINEALLATKMGKGQTLVIGTGTHSTVEINFLPLLFGGNLKGSIFGGIKAKTDLPFIIDKCKNKEIPLEELLTHEVSLEDVDKAFELMKQLDCVKVLIKL, encoded by the exons ATGTCGAAGAGCGTCTCACAGGTCATAACATGCAAAG CGGCGGTGTGTTGGGGAATTGAGGAACCGGTGAAGTTGGAGGAGATACAAGTAGAGCCGCCAAAATCATCTGAAGTTCGCGTCAAAATCCTATATGCTAGTTTGTGTCACACGGACATCTTATGCATCAAAGGCTTCCCAAtt CCTCTTTTCCCTCGAGTTCTAGGACACGAAGGTGTTGG TGTGGTAGAGAGCGTCGGAGAGGAAGTAAGAGATCTGAAAGAAGGAGATTTTGTCATTCCAACCTACGTTGGCGAGTGCAAAGAGTGTGTGAATTGTTTGTCGGGAAAGACCAACCTGTGCCTCAAATACCCTGTGCCATTAACCGGTCTGATGCCCGACGACACTTCAAGAATGTCGGTGAAAGGCAAGACGCTTTACCAAGTTTCTAGTTGCTCCACATGGTCGGAGTACATGGTTGTCGACGCTAATTACGTTGCCAAGCTTGATCCGAGTATAGCTCTACCTCATGCTAGCTTCCTCTCCTGTGGATTTTCCACCGGATTTGGGGGTGCGTGGAAGGAAGCTGCGATTGAAAAAGGATCAACGGTCGCTGTTCTTGGCCTCGGAGCCGTTGGATTAGGG GTCATAGAGGGGGCTAGAATACAAGGGGCAGCAAAGATAATTGGCATTgacaaaaatgagagaaaaaaaataaagggaaaagctTTTGGAATGACTGATTTTATAAACCCTGATGAATCTGGCAAGTCCATTTCTGAGCTTGTCAAAGAGGTAACCGGTGGAATGGGTGTCGATTATTGCTTCGAGTGTACCGGTATCGCACCCATCATCAATGAAGCTCTCCTAGCCACAAAAATG GGAAAAGGACAAACGTTAGTAATTGGCACAGGAACTCATTCGACAGTGGAGATTAATTTCCTTCCCCTCTTGTTTGGTGGAAATTTGAAGGGATCCATTTTTGGAGGGATCAAAGCCAAAACTGACCTTCCTTTTATAATCGacaaatgcaaaaataag GAAATCCCACTTGAAGAACTTTTGACTCACGAAGTTTCACTGGAAGACGTCGATAAAGCGTTTGAACTAATGAAGCAACTTGATTGTGTGAAGGTCCTCATCAAGCTATGA